From a single Desulfatirhabdium butyrativorans DSM 18734 genomic region:
- a CDS encoding ABC transporter permease, which translates to MMHTIWTISRKESAQMLRSQRGLLWLVAFSGLLSAFSLLLVSNTELSLLDNAQVLYMMAGTVMAAGALLAVILGSDAYAGEKERGTLAPLLCAPIAANALLAGKAMGLLAAWGVMFVVSTPYLWAVGASGQNLGAALCCLALFGTPVVIGFGYLAMALSARTGSVLASLLSTVTLLMLAASPLIIGPGLRGTAIGRILDAVNPFAGALNTFDSVIIDSDPFSAQTARLTLVVVWLGLCLIAARRSAARPDFQ; encoded by the coding sequence ATGATGCATACGATTTGGACCATTTCTCGAAAAGAAAGCGCGCAGATGCTGCGCAGTCAACGGGGCCTGCTGTGGTTGGTGGCCTTCAGCGGTCTGCTGTCGGCGTTCAGTCTGTTATTGGTGAGTAACACCGAACTGAGCCTGCTCGACAACGCGCAGGTGCTCTACATGATGGCCGGGACGGTCATGGCCGCAGGAGCGCTTTTGGCCGTCATTTTGGGAAGCGATGCCTACGCCGGGGAAAAGGAGCGCGGCACGTTGGCGCCTCTTTTGTGCGCCCCAATCGCTGCAAACGCGTTGCTCGCCGGAAAGGCCATGGGGTTGCTCGCCGCCTGGGGGGTCATGTTCGTGGTGTCGACACCGTACCTGTGGGCCGTGGGCGCGAGCGGCCAGAATCTTGGAGCCGCCTTGTGTTGCCTGGCCCTTTTCGGCACGCCGGTGGTGATCGGGTTCGGGTATCTGGCCATGGCCTTATCGGCCCGAACGGGAAGCGTTCTGGCATCGTTGTTGAGCACGGTCACGCTGTTGATGCTGGCCGCAAGTCCGCTGATCATCGGTCCCGGTCTGCGCGGCACAGCCATTGGCCGGATCCTGGATGCAGTCAACCCGTTTGCCGGAGCGCTCAACACCTTCGACAGTGTCATTATCGACAGTGATCCTTTTTCCGCTCAAACGGCAAGGCTGACGCTGGTGGTGGTATGGTTGGGACTATGTTTGATTGCGGCCCGGCGAAGCGCCGCCCGCCCCGATTTTCAATGA
- a CDS encoding (deoxy)nucleoside triphosphate pyrophosphohydrolase, translating to MIRDDSSCEDRLSKTGHIHVACAIIERDGFILAAQRSATMSMPLKWEFPGGKMDPGESPEGCLKREIDEELGIQVSVGRNLPVCTYRYPAFTISLYPFICAIERGEIVLHEHAAIAWLSPEKLHTLEWAEADVPVLASYLAQIKAKIR from the coding sequence ATGATCCGTGATGATTCTTCCTGTGAGGACAGATTGAGCAAAACCGGGCACATTCATGTTGCATGCGCCATCATCGAGCGTGATGGGTTCATTCTGGCTGCCCAGCGAAGCGCAACCATGAGTATGCCGCTCAAGTGGGAATTTCCGGGTGGTAAAATGGATCCTGGCGAATCCCCGGAAGGGTGTCTGAAGCGTGAGATTGATGAGGAGTTGGGTATCCAGGTGAGCGTTGGTAGAAATCTTCCCGTCTGCACCTATCGTTACCCGGCATTTACCATCTCGCTCTATCCGTTTATCTGTGCGATCGAAAGGGGGGAGATCGTCCTTCATGAACACGCTGCAATCGCCTGGCTGTCGCCTGAGAAACTTCACACCCTCGAATGGGCGGAGGCCGATGTGCCGGTGCTGGCGTCCTATCTTGCCCAAATCAAGGCCAAGATCCGATGA
- a CDS encoding response regulator transcription factor, translating into MKILVVDDEKTLLDQLKKALERQRYLVETALDGEEALDKLFDNPVDLIILDILLPKMDGLSVLREIRQAGTTTPVLMLTARGDIDDRIQGLDLGADDYLGKPFSLDELLARVRALLRRSGGQASSVLAVGDLCLDTVSREVRKGERLVDLTAREFAILEFLLYNKNRVVSRFSLAEHVWGDAFDPFSMSNFMDVHMKNLRRKIGDTAGQSTLIRTIRGVGYTIKDPVE; encoded by the coding sequence GTGAAAATCCTGGTCGTCGATGACGAGAAGACGTTGCTGGATCAATTGAAGAAGGCGCTCGAACGCCAGCGCTATCTGGTCGAAACCGCACTCGACGGAGAAGAGGCTCTGGACAAGCTCTTCGATAACCCGGTCGATCTGATCATTCTCGATATCCTGCTGCCCAAAATGGATGGCTTGTCCGTTCTGCGTGAGATCCGGCAGGCGGGCACAACCACGCCCGTTCTCATGCTGACGGCAAGGGGTGACATCGATGACAGGATTCAGGGACTGGATCTGGGCGCGGACGACTATCTGGGCAAGCCGTTTTCACTGGACGAGTTGCTGGCGCGCGTGCGCGCCCTGTTGCGTCGATCCGGCGGGCAGGCGAGCTCGGTGTTGGCCGTCGGGGACCTGTGTCTCGACACCGTCAGCCGGGAGGTACGCAAGGGCGAGCGTCTCGTGGACCTGACCGCCCGGGAATTTGCCATTCTGGAATTTCTCCTCTACAACAAAAACCGGGTCGTATCACGCTTCAGCCTGGCGGAGCACGTGTGGGGCGATGCGTTCGATCCGTTCAGCATGTCCAATTTCATGGATGTTCACATGAAAAACCTGCGCAGGAAGATTGGGGATACCGCCGGCCAGAGCACCCTCATCCGGACCATTCGCGGAGTCGGCTACACGATCAAGGACCCGGTGGAATGA
- a CDS encoding sensor histidine kinase, whose product MTVRLKITLLISAAGFLSSLVFSGIVLWEMLEQPFHIIDSDLESTARRAIQVLAAADAKAAADGLLSAEDEPYWLEIRDGVSGNVIYRSKMARRIEIPEQAFGSRAKIHRAISRQTGDRQQDQEPGNEVSFRVRKFDMSQGGRTFQVRAGRPIENLEEEIWDTTITVACGLVFSGFLLMGISFLTAGFILKPIQRMNELARDISEKHLERRLPLSTGRRDEFSALAQTLNRVFDRLQHAFLQQKRLLADASHELKTPLTMMRLALDEIHSELGETGSDPQAESHERMTEQVLRMERLVKSLLDLSSLEIEAAVTRAPIDLGEILKSLIAEYRFMADVRGIAIRVTLPERLEMAGDADKLARAFSNILDNAVKYAADGGQVEVVGERSDADWKITVVNDGPGVPASEISRVFEQFYRVEQSRSLRLGGSGLGLAIVKRIIELHGGAVQLASEPGRWTRVTVTLSYSHPGPILKSR is encoded by the coding sequence ATGACGGTTCGGCTCAAAATTACCCTGCTGATTTCGGCTGCCGGTTTTCTCTCCAGCCTGGTGTTTTCGGGAATCGTCTTGTGGGAAATGCTGGAGCAGCCGTTCCATATCATCGATTCGGATCTCGAATCGACTGCCAGAAGGGCGATTCAGGTTCTGGCGGCGGCAGATGCGAAAGCGGCTGCGGACGGGCTGTTGTCTGCAGAGGATGAACCGTATTGGCTGGAAATTCGAGACGGCGTTTCCGGTAACGTCATCTACCGCTCGAAAATGGCCAGGCGGATCGAAATCCCGGAGCAGGCCTTTGGTTCCCGGGCCAAAATCCATCGCGCCATTTCCCGGCAAACCGGAGATCGGCAGCAGGATCAGGAGCCGGGAAACGAGGTGAGTTTCCGGGTCCGGAAATTTGACATGTCACAGGGAGGAAGGACGTTTCAGGTTCGCGCCGGCCGCCCCATCGAAAATCTGGAAGAAGAGATCTGGGACACCACGATCACCGTTGCCTGCGGACTCGTTTTTTCCGGCTTTCTGCTGATGGGGATCAGTTTCCTGACGGCCGGATTCATCCTGAAACCCATCCAGCGGATGAACGAGCTGGCCCGGGATATCAGCGAAAAACATCTCGAGCGGAGACTGCCGCTATCGACTGGCCGGCGCGATGAATTCAGCGCACTGGCGCAGACCCTCAACAGGGTTTTCGACCGGTTGCAGCACGCTTTTCTGCAACAAAAGCGGCTGCTTGCCGATGCGTCCCACGAATTGAAAACGCCCCTGACCATGATGCGTTTGGCCCTGGATGAGATTCATTCGGAGCTCGGCGAGACCGGGTCCGATCCACAAGCCGAAAGCCACGAGCGGATGACCGAGCAGGTGCTTCGGATGGAGCGGCTGGTCAAAAGCCTGCTGGATCTCTCATCCCTTGAAATCGAGGCCGCCGTCACAAGAGCGCCGATCGATCTGGGCGAAATCCTGAAATCCCTGATCGCCGAATACCGTTTCATGGCTGATGTGCGCGGCATTGCCATCCGCGTCACCCTTCCTGAGCGGCTTGAAATGGCTGGGGATGCGGACAAACTGGCCCGGGCTTTTTCCAATATTCTGGATAACGCCGTCAAATACGCAGCCGATGGCGGGCAGGTTGAAGTGGTGGGGGAAAGATCCGACGCCGATTGGAAGATCACTGTCGTCAACGACGGCCCGGGTGTGCCGGCATCGGAAATTTCAAGAGTTTTCGAGCAGTTCTATCGGGTGGAACAATCCCGTTCGTTGCGCCTCGGCGGCTCGGGTCTGGGGCTGGCCATCGTCAAGCGGATCATTGAACTTCACGGCGGCGCCGTGCAATTGGCAAGCGAACCGGGACGCTGGACGCGCGTGACGGTCACGCTGTCCTATAGCCATCCAGGCCCAATTTTGAAAAGTCGCTGA
- a CDS encoding undecaprenyl-diphosphatase: MATSLNTAIFEWIQSGAGTHPVMDGLAVFFAEGGPFLAAIQFAAFWLFVGEKRRLALLEAIWAAAFGLLINQLISLFYYHPRPFMIGLCKPLFPHAPETSFPSDHATLLFTAAFYLLLARRWIACGAPLLLLAFLTAWGRVYSGIHFPFDIAGSMVVGLLSAGWTRLVANRLYPLNERLIRIVGPLADRWIRKNQRRAKET, from the coding sequence ATGGCAACGAGCCTGAACACGGCAATATTCGAATGGATTCAATCCGGCGCAGGAACACATCCGGTGATGGATGGGTTGGCTGTATTCTTCGCCGAAGGCGGCCCCTTTCTGGCGGCGATTCAGTTTGCCGCTTTCTGGCTCTTTGTTGGGGAAAAGAGACGCCTGGCGCTTCTTGAGGCGATATGGGCGGCGGCCTTCGGTTTGCTGATCAATCAATTGATCAGCTTGTTCTATTACCATCCGCGCCCTTTCATGATCGGCCTCTGCAAGCCGCTTTTCCCGCATGCACCGGAAACCTCCTTTCCCAGCGACCACGCCACATTGCTGTTCACCGCCGCCTTCTATCTGCTGCTGGCTCGGCGCTGGATCGCCTGCGGCGCCCCCCTGCTGTTGCTCGCGTTTCTCACAGCCTGGGGCCGTGTCTACAGCGGCATTCATTTTCCCTTTGACATAGCGGGAAGTATGGTAGTCGGTCTTCTGAGCGCCGGATGGACACGTCTTGTTGCAAACCGGTTGTATCCGTTGAATGAACGATTGATCCGGATCGTTGGACCGTTGGCGGATCGATGGATCCGAAAGAACCAAAGGCGGGCAAAGGAAACATAG